A portion of the Clostridium gelidum genome contains these proteins:
- a CDS encoding flavodoxin family protein, producing the protein MKIYAINGSPRKNKNTATLLQKALDGVKQSVKDQEVETEIINLYDLKYTGCKSCFACKRLGGSSYGKCAIRDDLYEILEKLSQADGLIFGSPVYFGNISGQLQSFLERLFFPYLVYDSNYSSISPKRMQTAFIYTMNVTEEKMKEIGYLSTFNKVEFYLERLFAKPLVMYSNDTYQFDDYSKYKVECFSEEEKAEHRKIQFPLDCEKAFELGVNLIK; encoded by the coding sequence ATGAAAATTTATGCTATTAATGGAAGTCCAAGAAAGAATAAAAATACAGCTACATTACTTCAAAAAGCTTTAGATGGAGTGAAGCAATCAGTAAAAGATCAAGAAGTTGAAACTGAAATCATTAATTTATATGATTTAAAATATACAGGATGTAAAAGTTGCTTTGCTTGTAAAAGACTTGGAGGAAGCAGTTATGGTAAATGCGCTATAAGAGATGATCTTTATGAAATTTTAGAAAAACTTTCTCAAGCTGATGGGCTTATTTTTGGCTCCCCAGTATATTTTGGTAATATATCTGGCCAATTACAGTCGTTTTTAGAAAGATTATTCTTCCCTTACTTAGTGTATGATAGTAACTATTCCTCAATTTCACCAAAGAGGATGCAAACAGCATTCATTTATACAATGAATGTAACGGAAGAAAAAATGAAAGAAATTGGATATTTATCAACTTTTAATAAGGTGGAATTCTATCTTGAAAGACTATTTGCAAAACCATTAGTTATGTATTCAAACGATACTTATCAATTTGATGATTACTCAAAATATAAAGTTGAATGCTTCTCTGAAGAAGAAAAAGCAGAACATAGAAAAATACAATTTCCCTTAGATTGCGAAAAAGCATTTGAACTAGGTGTAAATTTAATAAAGTAG